The sequence below is a genomic window from Sulfuracidifex metallicus DSM 6482 = JCM 9184.
GTGTTAATCTACGGCATGTTTTTTCTTGCCTTATGACCTATTACGATTAAGTTAGCTTTCAAGAATAACGTACATACTTATTCTATTAACTAGTTGATTTTTTCATCCAACGGAAACATAACAACAATGAAGTCGGTTCTTCTTCAATACCGCCAAGAGAAAATTACTACAGTCAAGTTTAAGCCAGCTTGTCTCTCAAGAGATTGGATAGCTAATTTCATCATTTCTACTTCAGAGTAAAACTTAAGTCTATCACTTCTCCAACGACCAACACTGCAGGCGACCTTACCTTATTTTCCTTCACAAGCTTTGTTAAATCCTTTAACTGACCCTTAATTACTCTCTGACAAGGTAAAGTTCCATTCTCGATTATTGCAACTTTCTCATCCCTTTCCCTCTTCATAAGCAGGGCTTTTTCAACTTTCTCTATGTCGTGTATTCCCATCAGAATTATTACAGTACCCTTCTTAGGTATGAAGTCTGGGTCCAGCTCTCCTGATACCCTTGTTCCTGACACTACGGCGAAACCAGACGCGCCTACCAACCTGCTAGTTATTGGTATGCCAGCTACCTCTGGAACCGCTATAGCACTGCTGACGCCAGGTATTATCTCGCATGGAATTCCGTGCCTAGAGACATGTAAACATTCCTCCTCTCCTCTTCCAAACACTGTTGGATCTCCACCTTTCATTCTTACAACTATTTTGCCAGCTTCTGCTTCCTTTACTAGAGTATCGTTTATTTTCTCCTGTTTCCAAGCTTCACCTATTCCTTTTCCTACGTATATTTTGTCTCCATGCTTTGAAAAATTAAGGAGGCTCTCATTGATCAGCCTATCGTATAGAATTACGTCTGCTTGTTGTATCACTTTCACAGCTTTCAATGTAATTAAATCCGGATCTCCAGGTCCAACTCCAACTATGTAAACCTTACCTTTCAAAATCCCTTCGCCTTTCTCATGATATAATATATTATTGTCATGGCTTCTGGCACTATGATCAGATAAATAAGGAGTAATACTACATCAAGTATATCAGTTTGACTTTCTCCAAGCGAAGATGAATCAATGTAAGCTATAACTATAGTTGACATACTTCCCATC
It includes:
- the cobA gene encoding uroporphyrinogen-III C-methyltransferase, producing the protein MKGKVYIVGVGPGDPDLITLKAVKVIQQADVILYDRLINESLLNFSKHGDKIYVGKGIGEAWKQEKINDTLVKEAEAGKIVVRMKGGDPTVFGRGEEECLHVSRHGIPCEIIPGVSSAIAVPEVAGIPITSRLVGASGFAVVSGTRVSGELDPDFIPKKGTVIILMGIHDIEKVEKALLMKRERDEKVAIIENGTLPCQRVIKGQLKDLTKLVKENKVRSPAVLVVGEVIDLSFTLK